One genomic region from Corvus hawaiiensis isolate bCorHaw1 chromosome 21, bCorHaw1.pri.cur, whole genome shotgun sequence encodes:
- the SH2D3C gene encoding SH2 domain-containing protein 3C isoform X3 — MTERCSLWSALSAAACCFYRGSFMQVQFSKEKYILDSSPEKLHKELEEELKLSSTDLRSHAWYHGRIPREVSESLVQRNGDFLIRDSLTSLGDYVLTCRWRNEPLHFKINKVTVKSSDGHTHVQYLFEQESFDNVPALVRFYVGNRKAISEQSGAIIYCPINRTFPLRYLEASYGLANGKHGGPHSPSTQKGGHIKRRSITMTDGLTADKITRAEGCPTSVSLPHHRDIIRNCAVSVDQIQDLHSPMSPISENPASPAYSTVTRLKPHACQASGITPASPVIRRSSEPQLCHGNNSKPLPDPAHSSHSTPCHGYARASPSPSVNSYSDPDTGHYCQLHPTSPISRDRPAHDTKQLPTKSYVERLKVEEGQRGTVENSSGEAEAGQRLKAELDFMGFVPPTMETTSSFNPAAFQSLLIPLDNKPLEMTVLKKVKELLAEVDVKTLAKHITKVDCLVARILGVTVEMQQLMGVSSGMELLTLPHGHQLRLDLLERFHTMSIMIAVDILGCTGSTEERAALLHKTIQLAAELKSTMGNMFSFAAVMSALEMTQIARLEQTWMVLRQRHTEGAILYEKKLKPFLKSLNEGKEGPPLTNTTFPHIIPLVTLLERDEALTESPESWEATDNGVEVVMAHLEAARMVAHHGGLYHTNAEVKLQGFQGRAELLEIFSTEFQLRLLWGSRGAESSQAERYEKFDKVLTALSHKLEPAVRFSEL, encoded by the exons ATGACGGAGCGGTGCAGCCTGTGGAGCGCCTTGTCCGCGGCCGCCTGCTGCTTCTACCGCGGCTCCTTCATGCAGGTGCAG TTCTCCAAGGAGAAGTACATCCTCGACTCATCACCAGAAAAGCTTCACAAGGagctggaagaggagctgaAGCTGAGCAGCACCGACCTGCGCAGCCATGCCTGGTACCACGGCCGCATCCCCCGGGAG GTGTCTGAGAGCCTTGTGCAGAGGAATGGCGACTTCCTCATCCGTGACTCGCTCACCAGCCTGGGCGACTACGTGCTGACGTGCCGCTGGCGCAACGAGCCGCTGCACTTCAAGATCAACAAGGTGACAGTCAAGTCCAGCGATGGCCATACCCATGTCCAGTACCTCTTTGAGCAAGAGAGCTTTGATAACGTGCCTGCCCTTGTCCGTTTCTACGTGGGCAACCGCAAGGCCATCTCGGAGCAGAGCGGGGCCATCATCTACTGCCCCATCAACCGCACCTTCCCCCTGCGGTACCTGGAAGCCAGCTACGGGCTGGCCAACGGGAAGCACGGGGgaccccacagcccctccaCCCAGAAAGGAGGGCACATCAAGAGAAGGAGCATCACCATGACAGACGGTCTGACTGCAGACAAGATCACCAGGGCTGAGGGGTGCCCAACCAG cgtGTCCCTGCCCCACCACAGAGACATCATTCGCAACTGTGCTGTCAGCGTGGACCAGATCCAAGACCTGCACTCCCCGATGTCCCCCATCTCTGAAAACCCAGCATCACCTGCCTACAGCACAG TCACACGGCTAAAGCCACATGCCTGCCAAGCATCTGGAATCACCCCAGCCTCTCCGGTCATAAGAAGGTCTAGTGAACCCCAGCTGTGCCATGGGAACAACAGCAAACCTCTGCCAGaccctgcccacagctcccattcgactccctgccatgggtacGCCCGCGCCTCCCCGTCTCCCTCCGTGAACAGCTACAGCGACCCAGACACGGGGCACTACTGCCAGCTGCACCCCACCTCGCCCATCAGCAGGGACCGGCCAGCCCACGACACCAAGCAGCTACCAACAAAGAGCTACGTGGAGAGGCTAAAGGTGGAGGAAGGACAGAGAGGGACTGTGGAGAACagctctggggaagcagaggcagggcagaggctgaaagcagagctggacTTCATGGGTTTTGTGCCCCCTACCATGGAAACAACCTCCTCCTTCAACCCTGCTGCCTTCCAGTCCCTGCTCATCCCCCTGGATAACAAACCTCTGGAGATGACTGTGCTAAagaaagtcaaagagctgctggcagaggtggACGTGAAGACACTGGCCAAACACATTACCAAAGTGGACTGCCTG GTCGCCCGGATATTGGGTGTGACGGTGGAGATGCAGCAGCTCATGGGGGTGAGCTCCGGTATGGAGCTGCTCACCCTTCCCCACGGCCACCAGCTCCGCCTGGACCTGCTGGAACG ATTTCACACTATGTCCATCATGATTGCCGTGGacatcctgggctgcacaggcagcacGGAGGAGCGGGCGGCCCTGCTCCACAAAACCATCCAGCTGGCTGCCGAGCTGAAGAGCACCATGGGGAATATGTTCAGTTTTGCAGCTGTGATGAGTGCCCTGGAAATGACACAG ATCGCCCGGCTGGAGCAGACCTGGATGGTGCTGCGGCAGCGGCACACGGAGGGTGCGATCCTCTATGAGAAGAAGCTTAAGCCTTTCCTGAAGAGCCTGAATGAAGGGAAAG AAGGGCCACCACTGACCAACACCACCTTTCCCCACATCATACCTCTTGTGACTCTCCTGGAGCGGGATGAGGCTCTCACGGAAAGCCCCGAGTCCTGGGAGGCCACCGACAATGGCGTGGAGGTGGTCATGGCCCACCTGGAGGCAGCACGGATGGTGGCCCACCATGGTGGGCTCTACCACACCAATGCTGAGGTGAAGCTGCAGG GTTTCCAGGGCAGAGCGGAGCTGCTGGAAATCTTCAGCACCGAGTTCCAGCTGCGACTGCTCTGGGGCAGCCGTGGGgctgagagcagccaggctgagcGCTACGAGAAGTTCGACAAGGTCCTCACTGCCCTGTCTCACAAGCTGGAGCCAGCAGTGCGCTTCAGCGAGCTGTAA
- the SH2D3C gene encoding SH2 domain-containing protein 3C isoform X4 has translation MTALGRRFPTLGQGSHHDGLESGSEYVKFSKEKYILDSSPEKLHKELEEELKLSSTDLRSHAWYHGRIPREVSESLVQRNGDFLIRDSLTSLGDYVLTCRWRNEPLHFKINKVTVKSSDGHTHVQYLFEQESFDNVPALVRFYVGNRKAISEQSGAIIYCPINRTFPLRYLEASYGLANGKHGGPHSPSTQKGGHIKRRSITMTDGLTADKITRAEGCPTSVSLPHHRDIIRNCAVSVDQIQDLHSPMSPISENPASPAYSTVTRLKPHACQASGITPASPVIRRSSEPQLCHGNNSKPLPDPAHSSHSTPCHGYARASPSPSVNSYSDPDTGHYCQLHPTSPISRDRPAHDTKQLPTKSYVERLKVEEGQRGTVENSSGEAEAGQRLKAELDFMGFVPPTMETTSSFNPAAFQSLLIPLDNKPLEMTVLKKVKELLAEVDVKTLAKHITKVDCLVARILGVTVEMQQLMGVSSGMELLTLPHGHQLRLDLLERFHTMSIMIAVDILGCTGSTEERAALLHKTIQLAAELKSTMGNMFSFAAVMSALEMTQIARLEQTWMVLRQRHTEGAILYEKKLKPFLKSLNEGKEGPPLTNTTFPHIIPLVTLLERDEALTESPESWEATDNGVEVVMAHLEAARMVAHHGGLYHTNAEVKLQGFQGRAELLEIFSTEFQLRLLWGSRGAESSQAERYEKFDKVLTALSHKLEPAVRFSEL, from the exons TTCTCCAAGGAGAAGTACATCCTCGACTCATCACCAGAAAAGCTTCACAAGGagctggaagaggagctgaAGCTGAGCAGCACCGACCTGCGCAGCCATGCCTGGTACCACGGCCGCATCCCCCGGGAG GTGTCTGAGAGCCTTGTGCAGAGGAATGGCGACTTCCTCATCCGTGACTCGCTCACCAGCCTGGGCGACTACGTGCTGACGTGCCGCTGGCGCAACGAGCCGCTGCACTTCAAGATCAACAAGGTGACAGTCAAGTCCAGCGATGGCCATACCCATGTCCAGTACCTCTTTGAGCAAGAGAGCTTTGATAACGTGCCTGCCCTTGTCCGTTTCTACGTGGGCAACCGCAAGGCCATCTCGGAGCAGAGCGGGGCCATCATCTACTGCCCCATCAACCGCACCTTCCCCCTGCGGTACCTGGAAGCCAGCTACGGGCTGGCCAACGGGAAGCACGGGGgaccccacagcccctccaCCCAGAAAGGAGGGCACATCAAGAGAAGGAGCATCACCATGACAGACGGTCTGACTGCAGACAAGATCACCAGGGCTGAGGGGTGCCCAACCAG cgtGTCCCTGCCCCACCACAGAGACATCATTCGCAACTGTGCTGTCAGCGTGGACCAGATCCAAGACCTGCACTCCCCGATGTCCCCCATCTCTGAAAACCCAGCATCACCTGCCTACAGCACAG TCACACGGCTAAAGCCACATGCCTGCCAAGCATCTGGAATCACCCCAGCCTCTCCGGTCATAAGAAGGTCTAGTGAACCCCAGCTGTGCCATGGGAACAACAGCAAACCTCTGCCAGaccctgcccacagctcccattcgactccctgccatgggtacGCCCGCGCCTCCCCGTCTCCCTCCGTGAACAGCTACAGCGACCCAGACACGGGGCACTACTGCCAGCTGCACCCCACCTCGCCCATCAGCAGGGACCGGCCAGCCCACGACACCAAGCAGCTACCAACAAAGAGCTACGTGGAGAGGCTAAAGGTGGAGGAAGGACAGAGAGGGACTGTGGAGAACagctctggggaagcagaggcagggcagaggctgaaagcagagctggacTTCATGGGTTTTGTGCCCCCTACCATGGAAACAACCTCCTCCTTCAACCCTGCTGCCTTCCAGTCCCTGCTCATCCCCCTGGATAACAAACCTCTGGAGATGACTGTGCTAAagaaagtcaaagagctgctggcagaggtggACGTGAAGACACTGGCCAAACACATTACCAAAGTGGACTGCCTG GTCGCCCGGATATTGGGTGTGACGGTGGAGATGCAGCAGCTCATGGGGGTGAGCTCCGGTATGGAGCTGCTCACCCTTCCCCACGGCCACCAGCTCCGCCTGGACCTGCTGGAACG ATTTCACACTATGTCCATCATGATTGCCGTGGacatcctgggctgcacaggcagcacGGAGGAGCGGGCGGCCCTGCTCCACAAAACCATCCAGCTGGCTGCCGAGCTGAAGAGCACCATGGGGAATATGTTCAGTTTTGCAGCTGTGATGAGTGCCCTGGAAATGACACAG ATCGCCCGGCTGGAGCAGACCTGGATGGTGCTGCGGCAGCGGCACACGGAGGGTGCGATCCTCTATGAGAAGAAGCTTAAGCCTTTCCTGAAGAGCCTGAATGAAGGGAAAG AAGGGCCACCACTGACCAACACCACCTTTCCCCACATCATACCTCTTGTGACTCTCCTGGAGCGGGATGAGGCTCTCACGGAAAGCCCCGAGTCCTGGGAGGCCACCGACAATGGCGTGGAGGTGGTCATGGCCCACCTGGAGGCAGCACGGATGGTGGCCCACCATGGTGGGCTCTACCACACCAATGCTGAGGTGAAGCTGCAGG GTTTCCAGGGCAGAGCGGAGCTGCTGGAAATCTTCAGCACCGAGTTCCAGCTGCGACTGCTCTGGGGCAGCCGTGGGgctgagagcagccaggctgagcGCTACGAGAAGTTCGACAAGGTCCTCACTGCCCTGTCTCACAAGCTGGAGCCAGCAGTGCGCTTCAGCGAGCTGTAA